Proteins encoded in a region of the Flavobacterium sp. MDT1-60 genome:
- a CDS encoding DUF4301 family protein, with protein sequence MEKNLRQQKTNIIKIALFGPESTGKTTLAKQLADYYETDWVPEFARDYLQEKWEENQHICIADDMLPIAYGQTALENQKLSTAKKYLFCDTNLMVTKVFSEMYYGFCDPLLNQAALEHEYDLFFLTDIDVPWEKDDIRDTPNGRETVFSVFKQSLIDSNKPFITLSGDKESRLIKASSIIDNLAIAKNRGFSSADFVYIYNKGIPFATILKQLEILKNGITKSNLVSPAKINTGILSLSEAEFEEKANFFESQKSNLKIKKFVPASGAATRMFKFLRTFLNDFDIEKETINAYINRKKDKELPIFIVAMEKFPFFKDVDKKLKMLYPDFDTLDRDYKNYYFIKLLLSSDYFDFANKPKAVLPFHKYKTHIANPIEEHLNECAHYASSNQVSNLHFTVTEAHQNLFENAVEAVKEKVEKNSGVKTAISYSYQNKSTDSIAVDLKNKLVRDNKNNELVFRPGGHGALIENLNVLESDIIFIKNIDNVIQNHIEKTTLYKKALAGVLIEIQQKVFSYLRIIENQEIKEDNIDEIILFLSNRLNAKLTNDFNKFTFENKISKIKELLDRPIRVCGMVKNEGEPGGGPFWVMNNKGVVSLQIVEASQVDVSDKKQHSILKEATHFNPVDLVCGIRDYKNNKFDLMQFTDQNAGFIVEKNFEGKTVKSYELPGLWNGAMANWLTVFVAVPLITFNPVKTVNDLLKAAHQPQ encoded by the coding sequence GAAGAGAATCAGCATATTTGTATTGCTGATGATATGCTTCCTATTGCGTATGGCCAGACTGCGCTAGAAAATCAAAAACTTTCTACAGCAAAGAAATATTTGTTTTGCGATACCAATTTAATGGTTACCAAAGTTTTTTCTGAAATGTATTACGGTTTTTGTGATCCGCTCTTAAATCAAGCAGCGCTGGAACATGAATACGATTTGTTTTTTCTGACGGATATTGATGTTCCTTGGGAAAAAGATGATATCAGGGATACGCCTAATGGTCGGGAAACGGTTTTTTCTGTTTTCAAACAAAGTCTGATAGATAGTAATAAACCTTTTATCACGCTTTCCGGAGATAAAGAAAGTCGCCTGATAAAAGCATCTTCAATTATAGACAATTTGGCTATAGCTAAAAATCGTGGTTTTTCTTCAGCGGATTTTGTTTACATATATAATAAAGGAATTCCTTTTGCTACTATTTTAAAGCAACTAGAGATTTTAAAAAACGGAATTACAAAAAGTAATTTAGTAAGTCCGGCGAAAATTAATACCGGAATTCTAAGTTTATCAGAAGCAGAATTCGAAGAAAAAGCGAATTTTTTTGAGTCTCAGAAATCAAATTTGAAAATAAAGAAATTTGTTCCGGCCTCAGGTGCTGCAACAAGAATGTTCAAGTTTTTGCGAACTTTTTTGAACGATTTTGATATTGAAAAAGAAACGATAAATGCCTACATCAATCGAAAAAAAGATAAAGAACTGCCTATTTTTATAGTCGCAATGGAGAAATTTCCATTTTTTAAAGATGTAGATAAAAAATTAAAAATGCTTTATCCTGATTTCGATACTTTAGATAGAGATTATAAAAATTATTATTTTATAAAATTATTATTGTCCTCAGACTATTTTGACTTTGCCAATAAGCCAAAGGCTGTTTTGCCTTTTCATAAATATAAGACACATATTGCAAATCCAATAGAAGAGCATTTGAACGAGTGTGCACATTATGCTTCATCAAATCAGGTTTCCAATCTTCATTTTACTGTAACCGAGGCACATCAAAATTTATTTGAAAATGCAGTTGAAGCTGTTAAGGAAAAAGTAGAAAAGAATTCAGGAGTTAAAACAGCTATTAGTTATTCATATCAAAACAAATCTACAGATTCGATTGCGGTTGATCTTAAAAACAAACTCGTTCGTGACAATAAAAATAATGAACTGGTTTTTAGACCAGGTGGACATGGTGCTTTAATCGAGAATTTAAATGTGCTCGAATCGGATATTATTTTTATCAAAAATATCGATAATGTAATTCAAAATCATATTGAGAAAACTACATTGTATAAAAAAGCATTGGCAGGTGTTTTAATAGAAATTCAGCAAAAAGTTTTTAGTTATCTTAGGATCATTGAAAATCAGGAAATTAAAGAAGATAATATAGATGAAATTATTCTGTTTTTGTCGAACAGGCTTAATGCAAAGTTGACAAATGATTTTAATAAATTCACCTTTGAAAATAAAATTTCTAAGATAAAAGAATTGCTGGATCGACCGATTCGTGTTTGTGGTATGGTTAAAAATGAAGGAGAACCTGGAGGTGGACCATTTTGGGTAATGAATAATAAAGGTGTCGTTTCTTTGCAAATTGTAGAAGCTTCTCAGGTTGATGTAAGTGATAAAAAACAGCATAGTATTTTAAAAGAAGCAACACATTTTAATCCGGTTGATTTAGTGTGCGGAATTAGAGATTATAAAAATAATAAGTTTGATTTAATGCAATTTACAGATCAAAATGCAGGGTTTATTGTAGAAAAAAACTTTGAAGGAAAAACGGTTAAAAGTTATGAATTGCCTGGATTATGGAATGGTGCAATGGCCAATTGGCTTACCGTTTTTGTGGCGGTTCCATTGATCACTTTTAATCCGGTGAAAACGGTAAATGACTTATTAAAAGCAGCACATCAACCGCAATAA
- the arfB gene encoding alternative ribosome rescue aminoacyl-tRNA hydrolase ArfB: MDAEKIISELSFKAVRSSGAGGQNVNKVSSKVVLTFDLNASQALSEEEKSLLVMNIAPRLTTENILILNCDEDRSQLKNRDIVVKRFLEIIKKGLFVPKVRKVTKIPKSVIKKRIKDKKNISEIKQSRKKPNID, encoded by the coding sequence ATGGATGCCGAAAAAATCATATCTGAATTAAGTTTTAAGGCTGTTCGCAGCAGTGGCGCCGGTGGACAAAATGTAAATAAAGTGTCTTCAAAAGTAGTGTTGACTTTTGATTTGAATGCTTCTCAGGCTTTATCTGAAGAAGAAAAATCACTTTTGGTGATGAATATTGCACCGCGCTTAACTACCGAAAACATTCTGATTTTAAATTGTGACGAAGACCGCAGCCAGCTTAAAAACAGGGATATTGTTGTAAAACGTTTTTTAGAAATCATTAAAAAAGGATTGTTTGTTCCGAAGGTTCGAAAAGTAACTAAGATTCCGAAATCTGTAATCAAAAAACGAATTAAAGACAAAAAAAATATCTCTGAAATAAAACAATCCCGCAAGAAACCAAACATAGATTAA
- a CDS encoding TonB-dependent receptor: protein MKTSLKGTKVQRYKGSKLNQKSILFTLFSLLFTLFSIAQEQDSTKVNSLDEVLVSAVRVTTKTPVTFSNLDKKDIKYRNLGQDIPILMNYLPSVVTTSDAGNGMGYTGIRVRGSDATRVNVTINGIPYNDAESQGTFWVNMPDFASSVESLQLQRGVGTSTNGSAAFGASLNMLTDNYASKANGEISSSYGSFNSQKNTVKFSTGLLNDHFELAGRLSRIKSDGYVDRASSDLKSYFLQGTYVGKTTLIKALVFGGTEKTYQSWNGIDAETLNSNRTFNSAGMYTDESGNVRFYDNETDNYQQDHYQLHWSEALSDKWSSNLAVHYTKGKGYYENYKEDAEMADYSLLPVGVITTTDLVRQKWLDNDFYGTTFSVKYKDEKLDVIFGGGWNKYEGGHFGKVIWARYASQSELGDHYYDDFSTKTDGNIFAKANYQFTEKLSFYGDLQYRNVKYKANSAETGLVDDNFNFFNPKAGLNYEINQKNTLYFSYARANREPNRTDYEGGNVKPEKLNDFELGWRFNSEKFQLNSNFYYMAYKDQLILTGTLDDVGAPIRSNTDKSYRLGFEVDATIKLSEKFMLRPNFTLSSNKNVDLAVEGQNYGTTKIAYSPEVIAGNIIVYSPLESLHISLLQKYVGEQYMNNIELPSAKLADYFVNDLNVSYEIKPKSVFKSIMITGLVNNILDKKYVSNGAMWDIYPYYYPQAGINFLAGLTLKF, encoded by the coding sequence ATGAAAACTTCTCTTAAAGGTACAAAGGTACAAAGGTACAAAGGTTCAAAGCTGAACCAAAAGTCTATTCTCTTTACTCTATTTTCTTTACTCTTTACTCTATTCTCTATTGCTCAGGAACAAGATTCTACCAAAGTAAATTCTCTTGATGAGGTGTTGGTTTCAGCAGTTCGTGTTACTACAAAAACGCCGGTTACATTTAGTAATTTGGATAAAAAAGATATTAAATACAGAAACCTGGGTCAGGATATTCCAATTTTAATGAATTATCTGCCATCTGTCGTGACAACTTCTGATGCAGGAAACGGAATGGGTTACACCGGAATTCGCGTCCGCGGAAGCGATGCAACACGTGTTAACGTGACTATAAACGGAATTCCATACAATGATGCTGAAAGTCAGGGAACATTTTGGGTAAATATGCCCGATTTTGCTTCTTCTGTAGAGAGTCTGCAATTACAGCGTGGTGTCGGAACATCAACAAACGGTTCTGCTGCTTTTGGCGCCAGTTTAAATATGCTGACAGATAATTATGCTTCAAAAGCAAATGGTGAAATTTCAAGTTCTTATGGAAGTTTCAATTCTCAAAAAAATACAGTAAAATTCAGTACAGGTTTATTAAATGATCATTTTGAATTAGCCGGACGTTTGTCCAGAATTAAATCAGATGGTTATGTAGACAGGGCGAGTTCAGATTTGAAATCTTATTTTTTACAGGGAACTTATGTTGGTAAAACTACTTTAATTAAAGCATTAGTTTTTGGAGGAACAGAAAAAACATACCAATCATGGAATGGGATTGATGCTGAAACCCTAAATTCAAATCGTACTTTCAATTCTGCCGGAATGTATACAGACGAATCTGGAAATGTTCGTTTTTACGATAATGAAACTGATAACTATCAGCAGGATCATTATCAATTGCATTGGAGTGAGGCTTTGTCTGATAAATGGAGCTCAAACTTGGCGGTTCATTATACTAAAGGAAAAGGATATTACGAAAACTACAAGGAAGATGCTGAAATGGCCGACTATAGTTTACTGCCAGTTGGAGTAATAACAACAACCGATTTAGTACGTCAAAAATGGTTGGATAATGATTTCTACGGAACAACATTTTCTGTCAAATATAAGGATGAAAAACTTGATGTTATTTTTGGCGGAGGCTGGAACAAATATGAAGGAGGTCATTTTGGGAAAGTGATTTGGGCGAGATATGCTTCTCAATCAGAATTGGGAGATCATTATTACGATGATTTTTCGACTAAAACGGATGGAAATATTTTTGCGAAAGCCAATTATCAATTTACAGAAAAATTAAGCTTTTATGGCGATTTGCAATATAGAAATGTAAAATACAAAGCCAATAGTGCAGAAACTGGTTTAGTTGATGACAATTTCAATTTCTTTAATCCGAAAGCGGGTTTAAATTACGAAATCAATCAAAAAAACACGCTTTATTTTTCATACGCAAGAGCGAATCGTGAGCCAAACAGAACGGATTACGAAGGCGGAAATGTAAAACCGGAAAAACTAAATGATTTTGAATTAGGCTGGAGATTTAATTCAGAGAAATTTCAACTGAATTCGAATTTCTATTATATGGCTTACAAAGATCAGTTGATCTTAACCGGAACATTAGATGATGTTGGAGCTCCAATTCGTTCAAATACGGATAAAAGTTACCGTTTAGGATTTGAAGTCGATGCAACGATTAAATTATCAGAGAAATTTATGCTTCGACCAAACTTTACTTTAAGCAGTAATAAAAATGTTGATCTGGCTGTTGAAGGTCAGAATTACGGAACGACTAAAATTGCCTATTCACCAGAAGTAATTGCAGGAAATATTATTGTTTATAGCCCACTTGAAAGTTTGCATATTTCATTATTACAGAAATATGTTGGTGAGCAATACATGAATAATATCGAATTGCCATCAGCAAAACTGGCTGATTACTTTGTAAACGATTTGAATGTATCTTATGAAATTAAGCCAAAATCTGTTTTTAAATCGATAATGATTACAGGTTTGGTAAATAATATTTTAGATAAAAAATATGTTTCTAATGGGGCAATGTGGGATATTTATCCTTATTATTATCCACAGGCAGGAATCAATTTCTTAGCCGGACTAACTTTGAAATTCTAA